The sequence TGCCAGCAGGCTTATGGACGATAAGGCAGAAATCATCCTCGTACAGCACCTCAAGCTCATGCCAGACCGGTTCAATCCCTGGTTCTCTGGGCGGAAAGAGCGCCAGCCTCAGCCGGTCACCCCTCCACTGGATACCCCCCTCACGGTGAAGCCGGGCAAGCAGCTTGTCCGGCATTCCCGCCGTCTCCCTAAGCCATCGGTCAATGGCTGCACCAGTGTCCTCCGCAGCAGTCACCCTGCGGCCGGGCGTCGTCTCCAGCCATTCCCCTCGGCGGACCCAGCCGGGCTTCCTCACAGGTTCGCCCGGCTTCACAGCGCCTTCAATGCGGCGCGGTGAGCCTCAATTGTGTCATCGATATCCTGCTCGCTGTGCACCGCCGAAATAAACATGCCCTCAAATTGCGAAGGCGGCAGGCTTATTCCCTGTTCCAGCATTTTACCGAAGTAGGCGCGGAAACGGTTTACATCGCTGCTCTTCGCGTTATCGTAGTTGGTTACCGGCTCCGCCGTAAAGAACGGGCACACCATCGAGCCGACCCGGTTTACGGTCAGCGGAATTCCGGCTTCTTCCGCATTGGCCTTAAGCCCTGCTTCCAGCCGCGCGCCAAGGCTTTCCAGACGGTCGTAAACTTCCGGCGTCAACAGCTTCAGCGTCGTAAGACCCGCCGCCATCGCCAGCGGATTGCCGCTGAGCGTGCCCGCCTGGTAAATCGGGCCGGTAGGCGCGATCTGATCCATAATCTCCCGGCGTCCGCCATAGGCGCCGACAGGAAGTCCGCCGCCGATCACCTTCCCGAAGCAGGTCAGGTCCGGCCGGATGCCGAACAGGCCCTGTGCGCAGCCCCGGTTCACGCGGAAACCGGTCATCACCTCGTCAAACACAAGCAAAGCGCCATAGTCCTCAGTGATTTTGCGCAAGCCTTCCAGAAATCCGTTGGCAGGCGGGACAACGCCCATATTTCCAGCAATCGGCTCGACAATGACAGCCGCGATATCGTTGCCGTAACGCTCGAAGGCCAGCTCGACCGATTCCAGGCTGTTGTACGGCACCGCAATCGTGTTCGAGGCTATGCCTTCCGGCACCCCCGGACTGTCCGGCAGCCCAAGCGTCGCAACGCCGGAACCGGCTTTGATCAGCAGACTGTCGCCATGACCGTGATAGGAGCCCTCAAATTTCAGGATTTTATTCCTTCCCGTATATCCGCGAGCCAGACGAATCGCGCTCATGGTCGCTTCCGTGCCGGAGTTTACCATACGCACGATATCCACGGACTCGACGCGCTCCACAACCGTCTTGGCCATTTCCGTCTCCAGCAGCGTCGGCGCGCCAAAGCTCGTTCCTTTGGCCGCCGTTTCATGCAGCGCTTTGACGACTTCCGGATGGGCATGGCCCATAATGAGCGGTCCCCAGGAGCAGACATAATCGATAAAGCTGTTGCCGTCAATATCATAGATCCGGGAGCCTTCCCCGCGTTCCACATACACCGGAGTCAAACCAACCGACCTGAACGCCCGAACCGGGCTGTTCACCCCGCCGGGAATATAATGCTTCGCCTCTTCAAAGGCGGCCCGGGAAGCTTCCTCTCTCCGGGCGATCCTTTCCTTACCCACACTTCATTCCTCCTGTCTTGGAATCTGCCGTTCTATTCCCCGCGCAGCCAGCGAACCGAGTCCTTCGCGTGGTACGTTATGATGGTATCGGCCCCTGCACGCTTCAGTCCTGTCAGAAGCTCCAGAACAATCGCTTTCTCATTGATCCAGCCCTGCTGCGCAGCCGCCTTGACCATCGAGTATTCGCCGCTGACATTATAGGCGACGAGCGGAAGATCAAATTGCTCGCGGATAACGCGGATAACGTCCATATAAGCGAGCGCGGGCTTCACCATCAGCATGTCGGCGCCTTCCAGCACGTCGCTCTCCGCTTCACGGATCGCTTCGCGAACATTCGCCGGGTCCATCTGGTAAGTCTTCCGGTCGCCGAACTGCGGCGCCGAATCCGCCGCCTCCCGGAACGGTCCGTAGAAAGCGGAAGCGTATTTAACCGAATAGGACATGATCGGCACATGCTCGAACCCGGCCTCATCCAGCCCGGCGCGAATCGCCTGCACGAATCCATCCATCATGTTCGATGGCGCGATGATGTCCGCACCGGCCTTCGCCTGCGACACCGCCGTACGGGTGAGCAACTCAAGCGAAGCGTCATTTATCACATCGCCGTGCAGGACGCCGTCCACAGTATGAGTATGCACCATACCGCAGTGGCCGTGGTCTGTGAACTCGCACAGGCAGGTATCGGCGACAACAAGTAGTTCGGGATACCACTCTTTAATCAGTCGCGTCGCCTCCTGCACGATTCCGTTCTCGTCAAATCCGGAAGAACCCACAGCGTCCTTCGTCTCGGGAATACCGAACAGCAGAACGGCGGGTATGCCGAGGGAGACGATTTCATCCACTTCCTCCTTCAGCATGTCAAGCGAGAAATGATAGACGCCCGGCATAGAAGCGATCTCTCTTTTAATTCCGGTTCCATATGTAACAAATATCGGCTGTATCAAATCCAGCGGATTCAGCACGGTCTCGCGCACCATTCCGCGAATACCGGCGGAAGCGCGCAAGCGGCGGTGCCGCACAATCGGAAAAGCCATTCAACTTCCTCCTAAATGAAAAATATGATTGCAAAGCCGCAGGCTCGGCTCTGTTGTAAGAACAATGGGCCAAATTCGAGCTGCTATTGCACTTATTGTAAGCAAATCCACTCTTGCCATCCGCTGCAAGCGGAAGAAATAAGATATCAAGGAAGGCAGA is a genomic window of Paenibacillus durus ATCC 35681 containing:
- the hemL gene encoding glutamate-1-semialdehyde 2,1-aminomutase, with the translated sequence MGKERIARREEASRAAFEEAKHYIPGGVNSPVRAFRSVGLTPVYVERGEGSRIYDIDGNSFIDYVCSWGPLIMGHAHPEVVKALHETAAKGTSFGAPTLLETEMAKTVVERVESVDIVRMVNSGTEATMSAIRLARGYTGRNKILKFEGSYHGHGDSLLIKAGSGVATLGLPDSPGVPEGIASNTIAVPYNSLESVELAFERYGNDIAAVIVEPIAGNMGVVPPANGFLEGLRKITEDYGALLVFDEVMTGFRVNRGCAQGLFGIRPDLTCFGKVIGGGLPVGAYGGRREIMDQIAPTGPIYQAGTLSGNPLAMAAGLTTLKLLTPEVYDRLESLGARLEAGLKANAEEAGIPLTVNRVGSMVCPFFTAEPVTNYDNAKSSDVNRFRAYFGKMLEQGISLPPSQFEGMFISAVHSEQDIDDTIEAHRAALKAL
- the hemB gene encoding porphobilinogen synthase, which encodes MAFPIVRHRRLRASAGIRGMVRETVLNPLDLIQPIFVTYGTGIKREIASMPGVYHFSLDMLKEEVDEIVSLGIPAVLLFGIPETKDAVGSSGFDENGIVQEATRLIKEWYPELLVVADTCLCEFTDHGHCGMVHTHTVDGVLHGDVINDASLELLTRTAVSQAKAGADIIAPSNMMDGFVQAIRAGLDEAGFEHVPIMSYSVKYASAFYGPFREAADSAPQFGDRKTYQMDPANVREAIREAESDVLEGADMLMVKPALAYMDVIRVIREQFDLPLVAYNVSGEYSMVKAAAQQGWINEKAIVLELLTGLKRAGADTIITYHAKDSVRWLRGE